In Nicotiana tabacum cultivar K326 chromosome 17, ASM71507v2, whole genome shotgun sequence, one DNA window encodes the following:
- the LOC107777937 gene encoding putative F-box protein At4g22030: protein MAIVQCSSFLSSRNSVPSTSSICNCRRGFIRASINIPRIKTSKISLPNLQIGGRSAHEQELISYSTIVNNLLDEKQLSPATTRSDDMNNSPDPLVIAKLYAIKEAVADRVEMHRNIGEQRSQWNNMLLTSINGITLAAAAMTGIAASSGASGDAILGLKMSSTLLYLAATGMLVIINKIQPSQLAEEQRNATRLFQDLYNQIETTLSIGHPSVIDVKETMDKVLALDKAYPLPLLGTMLDKFPSSVEPAVWWPQQRRGQPKRVSDSDKYNGWNGKLEEEMKEIMGVLGRKDQEEYISMGKKALKLNKFLAISGPFLTGLAAIGSAFVDSSPSHGSWAAMLGIVGGALASVVNMVEHGGQVGMVFEMYRSNAGFFEYMQQSIESNLTETDMERRENGEVFEMKVALKLGRSLSDLRNLAAASSLKAEDLDEFGSKLF, encoded by the coding sequence atggcaatcgtCCAATGTTCAAGTTTCTTGAGTTCAAGGAATTCTGTTCCCTCAACATCATCTATTTGCAATTGTAGAAGAGGATTTATAAGAGCGAGTATTAATATTCCAAGAATTAAAACAAGCAAAATCTCTCTTCCCAATCTTCAAATAGGAGGGAGATCAGCGCATGAACAAGAGCTGATTAGCTATTCAACCATAGTAAACAACCTCCTAGATGAGAAACAGCTTAGCCCAGCTACAACAAGAAGTGATGATATGAACAATAGTCCTGATCCGCTGGTTATCGCAAAGCTTTATGCGATTAAGGAGGCAGTTGCAGATAGAGTTGAGATGCATAGGAATATTGGGGAACAGAGAAGCCAGTGGAACAATATGCTTTTGACATCCATTAATGGCATAACTCTAGCTGCTGCTGCTATGACTGGAATTGCAGCTAGCAGTGGTGCTAGTGGTGATGCTATTTTGGGActaaaaatgtcttccactttgTTGTATTTGGCTGCTACTGGCATGTTGGTGATCATCAACAAGATTCAACCATCCCAACTTGCTGAAGAACAAAGAAACGCGACAAGGCTGTTTCAAGATCTCTATAACCAAATCGAAACAACTTTATCAATTGGTCACCCTTCAGTTATTGATGTGAAAGAAACAATGGACAAAGTATTGGCTCTTGACAAGGCCTACCCACTCCCTCTTCTTGGCACAATGCTAGACAAATTTCCATCTTCTGTTGAACCTGCTGTTTGGTGGCCTCAACAACGTCGTGGACAGCCTAAAAGGGTCAGCGACAGCGATAAATATAATGGCTGGAATGGGAAATTGGAGgaggaaatgaaagaaataatggGAGTATTAGGCAGAAAAGACCAAGAAGAATATATTAGTATGGGGAAAAAGGCTTTGAAGTTGAACAAGTTTTTAGCCATCTCTGGTCCTTTTCTCACAGGTCTAGCAGCGATTGGCTCTGCATTTGTAGATTCTTCTCCTTCTCATGGATCTTGGGCAGCTATGCTTGGAATTGTTGGTGGCGCTTTAGCAAGCGTTGTTAACATGGTTGAGCATGGTGGACAAGTTGGAATGGTATTCGAAATGTACAGGAGTAACGCTGGTTTCTTCGAGTACATGCAACaatcaattgaatcaaacttgACGGAAACAGACATGGAGAGAAGAGAAAATGGTGAAGTGTTTGAAATGAAGGTGGCTCTTAAGTTAGGAAGGAGCTTATCTGATCTAAGAAATCTTGCTGCTGCTTCATCATTGAAAGCAGAAGATTTGGACGAGTTTGGGAGCAAACTTTTTTAG
- the LOC107777940 gene encoding putative F-box protein At4g22030, whose amino-acid sequence MATLQASSILSSFCSASSSSSFRRGTNITAKINIPNIRTNKISLPRLIQRRGISEHEQLTFNPIEKQLISAPSKRGDMINDPDLLAVEKLYAIKEAVADRVEMHRNIGEQRSQWNSMLLTSINGIILAAATMIGVAATSGDSVLGLKMSSTLMYLAATGMLVIINKIQPSQLAEEQRKATRLFQDLYNQIETTLSIGHPSAIDVKEAIDKVLALDKAYPLPLLEVMLEKFPTCVEPAVWWPQQRRRQPNRVSDNGNDWNSKLEEEMKEIMGVLGRKDQEEYIRLGKKALKLNKFLAISGPFLTGLAAIGSAFVGSSPSHGSWAAMLGIVGGALASVVNTIEHGGQVGMVFEMYRSNAGFFEYMQESIKSNLTETETGRRENGELFEMKVALKLGRSLSDLRNLAASSSLKADSDEFASKLF is encoded by the coding sequence ATGGCAACCCTTCAAGCTTCAAGTATCTTGAGCTCATTTTGTTCTGCTTCCTCATCTTCATCTTTCCGAAGAGGAACAAATATTACAGCAAAGATCAATATTCCCAATATTCGGACGAATAAAATCTCCCTCCCTAGACTAATTCAAAGAAGAGGAATATCAGAGCATGAACAGCTCACCTTCAACCCAATTGAGAAACAACTTATTAGCGCCCCTTCAAAAAGAGGTGATATGATTAATGATCCTGATCTGCTTGCTGTCGAGAAGCTTTACGCAATCAAGGAGGCAGTTGCAGATAGAGTAGAGATGCACAGGAATATAGGGGAGCAAAGAAGCCAGTGGAACAGTATGCTTTTGACGTCCATTAATGGAATAATTCTAGCTGCTGCTACAATGATTGGAGTTGCAGCTACTAGTGGTGATTCTGTTTTGGGACTAAAAATGTCTTCTACTTTGATGTATTTGGCTGCTACTGGGATGTTGGTGATCATCAACAAAATTCAACCATCCCAGCTTGCTGAAGAACAAAGAAAGGCGACAAGGCTGTTTCAAGATCTCTATAACCAAATCGAAACAACTTTATCAATCGGTCATCCTTCAGCGATTGATGTCAAAGAAGCTATTGACAAAGTATTGGCTCTTGACAAAGCCTACCCACTCCCTCTTCTTGAAGTAATGCTTGAAAAATTTCCAACTTGTGTTGAACCTGCTGTTTGGTGGCCTCAACAACGTCGTAGACAGCCTAACAGGGTCAGCGACAATGGAAATGACTGGAACAGTAAATTGGAGgaggaaatgaaagaaataatggGTGTGTTGGGCAGAAAGGACCAAGAAGAATATATTAGGCTGGGTAAAAAGGCCttgaaattgaataagtttttagCCATCTCTGGTCCTTTTCTCACAGGCCTAGCAGCGATTGGCTCGGCATTTGTAGGTTCTTCTCCTTCTCATGGATCTTGGGCAGCTATGCTTGGAATTGTTGGTGGCGCTTTGGCAAGTGTAGTTAACACAATTGAGCATGGTGGACAAGTTGGAATGGTATTCGAGATGTATAGGAGTAACGCTGGTTTCTTCGAGTACATGCAAGAGTCAATTAAATCTAACTTGACAGAAACAGAAACGGGTAGAAGAGAAAATGGTGAATTGTTTGAAATGAAGGTGGCTTTGAAGTTAGGAAGGAGCTTATCTGATCTAAGAAATcttgctgcttcttcttcattGAAAGCAGATTCAGACGAGTTTGCAAGCAAGCTTTTCTGA
- the LOC107777939 gene encoding uncharacterized protein LOC107777939 yields the protein MAPAELEELKQQLLDLLDKSFIRPSISPWGAPVLKANMVPDALSRKSMGSLAHITLTKRLLANDIQRLEVECIKATQYEDGRLCKYRDEVLAGKSKDMIIESESVLQTGDRLWVADVNGLRHAILEETHNSRYTIHPGSTKIYHDLKQFYWWEGMKKDVANFISNCLTYQQVKAEHQRPAGLLQQIEIPEWKWERITMNFVTGPPRTLRGYESVWVIVDRLTKSAHFLPVKTTYGGVSFQSSIQMAPYEALHGRKYHTHIGWFEAAETNLLGPYLVLEAIDKVQLIRRRLLTAQSRQKSYADKRRRDLVFTIGDKVFL from the exons atggcaccagcagagttggaGGAGCTAAAGCAACAACTGCTGGATTTGTTAGATAAGAGTTTTATCAGACCGAGTATATCtccatggggtgcaccagtact AAAAGCCAATATGGTACCTGATGCATTGAGCAGaaaatctatgggaagtttggcacATATAACCCTTACAAAAAGACTTTTGGCCAATGATATTCAGAGACTAGAAG TCGAGTGCATTAAGGCCACCCAATATGAGGATGGGCGATTATGCAAATACAGAGATGAGGTATTAGCTGGTAAAAGTAAGGATATGATTATTGAAAGTGAGAGTGTTCTTCAAACAGGTGACAGACTATGGGTAGCAGACGTAAATGGTTTGAGACATGCTATTCTTGAAGAAACCCACAACTCTAGATACACTATACATCCTGGATCCACAAAAATATACCATGACCTGAAGCAATTTTATTGGTGGGAAggtatgaagaaagatgttgctaacTTTATTTCTAACTGTTTGACTTATCAGCAGGTCAAGGCTGAGCATCAGCGACCCGCAGGACTACTACAACAAATtgaaattccagagtggaaatgggaaagaattACTATGAATTTTGTCACCGGGCCACCACGAACCCTTAGAGGTTATGAATCTGTATGGGTTATTGTAGATCGACTaacaaaatcagcacactttttgccagtGAAGACTACATATGGTGGAGTAAG cttccagtccagtattcaaatggcaccgtacgaAGCATTGCATGGTAGAAAATATCATACTCATATCGGATGGTTTGAAGCTGCTGAGACAAACTTATTGGGACCCTACTTAGTACTAGAAGCTATTGACAAGGTCCAATTGATCAGACGAAGATTACTCACAGCTCAAAGTAGACAAAAGTCTTATGcagataagagaagaagagatttagTGTTCACAATTGGGGACAAAGTATTCCTATGA